Proteins encoded within one genomic window of Spirulina major PCC 6313:
- a CDS encoding YiaA/YiaB family inner membrane protein: MATTTKHQTAPVHTNAWVLQTYLCFFISIAATLLGILYMPNQDNWVKGYLLMGMLFSVGSTVSLSKTVRDIEESKRMISRIDEAKLERLLANYDPFKDV, from the coding sequence ATGGCAACAACAACAAAGCATCAAACCGCACCTGTCCATACCAATGCTTGGGTCTTGCAAACCTATCTTTGTTTTTTTATTTCCATCGCGGCTACTCTCCTCGGCATTTTGTATATGCCGAATCAAGATAATTGGGTTAAAGGGTATCTATTAATGGGAATGCTATTTTCCGTGGGTTCAACGGTGAGTTTGTCGAAAACAGTGCGCGACATTGAAGAATCCAAACGGATGATCAGCCGCATTGATGAAGCTAAGTTAGAACGCCTCTTAGCTAATTACGATCCCTTTAAGGACGTTTAA
- a CDS encoding Dabb family protein: MVEHIVLFKWQPDATEAAIADVLAALRGMVGKIPSIVALSCGENFSARSQGFTHGLVVRFHDRQGLADYQPHPLHQEIIATKIKPILAETLAVDYDC; this comes from the coding sequence ATGGTTGAACATATTGTTCTGTTTAAATGGCAGCCGGATGCAACGGAGGCGGCGATCGCCGATGTTCTCGCGGCATTGCGGGGCATGGTGGGGAAAATTCCCAGCATTGTGGCGTTATCCTGTGGGGAAAATTTTTCGGCGCGATCGCAGGGCTTCACCCATGGCTTAGTGGTGCGATTCCACGATCGTCAAGGTCTCGCCGACTACCAACCCCACCCCCTCCACCAAGAAATCATCGCCACCAAAATCAAACCCATCCTCGCCGAAACCCTCGCCGTAGACTACGACTGTTAA
- the uraD gene encoding 2-oxo-4-hydroxy-4-carboxy-5-ureidoimidazoline decarboxylase — protein sequence MSTLHHYTIAELNALDQAAFTAALDGIFEETPSIACQAWHARPFRDRDLLHGAMVDVVRSLPQSEQLALIKAHPDLGSRTKMADASVQEQTRVGLNHLSPTEYDQFTALNNTYKKRFGFPFIIAVGHHTKESILAAFETRLQNSPEQEQAQALAEIFAIAALRLENRVAASP from the coding sequence ATGTCTACGCTCCATCACTACACGATCGCAGAATTGAACGCCCTCGACCAAGCGGCGTTTACGGCGGCGCTCGATGGCATTTTTGAAGAAACCCCCAGCATCGCCTGTCAAGCCTGGCACGCCCGACCCTTTCGCGATCGCGATCTCCTCCATGGGGCGATGGTGGATGTGGTGCGATCGCTTCCCCAATCCGAACAACTCGCCCTGATCAAAGCCCATCCCGACCTCGGCAGTCGCACCAAAATGGCCGATGCCTCCGTCCAAGAACAAACCCGCGTCGGCCTCAATCACCTTAGTCCCACGGAATATGACCAGTTCACCGCGTTAAACAATACCTACAAAAAGCGGTTTGGCTTCCCATTTATCATCGCCGTGGGTCACCACACCAAAGAAAGCATCCTCGCCGCCTTTGAAACCCGTCTGCAAAACAGCCCAGAGCAGGAACAAGCCCAGGCATTAGCAGAAATTTTTGCGATCGCCGCCCTCCGTCTCGAAAATCGAGTCGCCGCATCACCCTAG